The following coding sequences are from one Armatimonadota bacterium window:
- the ppsA gene encoding phosphoenolpyruvate synthase, with product MPNRFVKDIADIALTDIAKVGGKNASLGELCKNLSQFGVKTVCGFVLTTDSYDELLNRGNLRFKLAKILEKINFADVESLAFWSERAREAVLKTPLPPTVRFAAEAAYEQFCSHQKAEVEVAVRSSATAEDLAGMSFAGQHSTFLNVKGKDALLRAIHECFASLFTDRAIDYRSRNGIDHLKVSLSVGVQPMVRSDLGCSGVMFTLDPESGFRNAVVIEGSYGLGEMIVQGNVNPDSWTVFKPTLTPLTRPIVSRRLGSKEAKLVFNSSRDGIRQVAVPKEDRSAFCLSDQEVVTLATWGALIEQYYSKLYGHPQPMDIEWAKDGIDGKLYILQARPETVHSVVQQPKLSLYHIGKRRSRPLLSGQAVGNRIDGGMVRVIQSPADLAKVQPRDVLVAASTDPDWEPVMKQVSAIVTDQGGRTSHAAIVSREIGIPCVVGTGNATKLLKDIDRVTVSCAEGSVGYVYEGAVQFSIDEVPAGAMPKLHTKIMMNVGEPDKAFSLSSLPNDGVGLARMEFIVANSIGIHPMALVKYPNLKDQSAIRDISRRLNGQNPRDFFIERLSEGIGTIAAAFYPKPVIVRTSDFKTNEYAKLVGGSEFEPKEENPMLGFRGASRYYDPRYADGFELECQALKRVREEFGLTNLKVMIPFCRTTHEAELVVATMEAHGLHQGQSDLEVYGMCEIPSNVLDADRFLKIFDGYSIGSNDLTQLILGLDRDSTSVAHLFDERDPAVKRMIAEAISAAHRNGRPIGICGQAPSDFPDFAAWLVELGIDSISLNPDSILATIPVIARAERALSRQLA from the coding sequence ATGCCCAACCGCTTTGTCAAAGATATCGCCGACATCGCCCTTACCGACATTGCCAAGGTCGGCGGCAAGAACGCCTCACTCGGCGAACTCTGTAAGAATCTGAGTCAGTTCGGGGTCAAAACGGTTTGCGGATTCGTCCTCACTACGGATTCCTATGATGAGCTATTGAATCGGGGCAATCTGCGATTCAAATTGGCGAAGATCCTGGAGAAGATCAACTTTGCCGACGTCGAAAGCCTCGCTTTTTGGAGCGAGCGTGCACGAGAGGCGGTCCTGAAAACGCCGCTGCCACCTACGGTTCGCTTTGCCGCCGAAGCGGCTTACGAGCAGTTTTGCAGCCACCAAAAGGCGGAAGTCGAAGTAGCCGTTCGGTCCTCGGCGACAGCCGAAGACCTTGCCGGCATGTCGTTCGCCGGCCAACATAGCACTTTTCTCAACGTGAAAGGGAAAGACGCACTGCTCAGAGCCATCCACGAATGCTTCGCTTCGTTATTCACCGATCGAGCCATCGATTATCGATCTCGAAATGGAATCGACCACCTCAAGGTCTCGCTTTCGGTGGGCGTTCAGCCGATGGTTCGGTCCGATCTCGGGTGCTCAGGCGTGATGTTCACCCTCGATCCCGAAAGCGGCTTCCGAAATGCCGTCGTCATCGAGGGCTCGTATGGCCTAGGCGAGATGATCGTTCAAGGGAATGTCAATCCCGATAGCTGGACCGTCTTCAAACCCACTCTCACACCGCTGACGAGGCCGATTGTCTCCCGCCGCCTAGGCTCCAAGGAGGCGAAACTAGTCTTTAACAGTTCTCGCGACGGAATTCGTCAGGTTGCGGTTCCGAAAGAAGACCGATCTGCGTTTTGTCTCAGCGATCAAGAAGTCGTGACGTTGGCGACCTGGGGGGCACTCATTGAACAGTACTACTCTAAGCTGTATGGGCACCCTCAGCCGATGGATATCGAATGGGCGAAGGACGGCATCGACGGCAAGCTGTACATCCTCCAAGCTCGACCTGAAACTGTTCACTCGGTAGTCCAACAACCCAAATTAAGTCTGTACCACATTGGGAAGCGCCGATCGCGCCCGCTCTTGTCGGGTCAAGCGGTCGGTAACCGCATTGATGGCGGCATGGTTCGGGTGATCCAAAGCCCAGCCGACCTCGCCAAGGTCCAGCCACGGGATGTTCTCGTCGCGGCCTCGACCGACCCAGACTGGGAGCCGGTGATGAAGCAAGTCTCCGCTATCGTTACGGATCAAGGGGGGCGCACGTCTCACGCCGCCATCGTCTCCCGAGAAATCGGCATCCCGTGCGTCGTGGGTACCGGCAACGCTACCAAACTCCTCAAGGACATCGACCGAGTCACCGTGTCGTGCGCGGAAGGCTCCGTAGGGTACGTGTACGAAGGCGCGGTTCAGTTCTCCATCGATGAAGTACCGGCTGGTGCAATGCCCAAACTCCACACTAAGATCATGATGAACGTGGGGGAACCGGACAAGGCTTTCTCTCTTTCGTCGCTGCCAAACGACGGCGTGGGGCTAGCTCGCATGGAGTTCATCGTCGCCAATTCAATTGGCATCCATCCGATGGCTCTGGTGAAGTATCCCAACTTGAAGGATCAATCAGCGATCCGAGACATTTCGCGTCGCCTGAATGGGCAGAATCCCCGCGACTTCTTCATCGAGCGACTAAGCGAAGGCATCGGTACGATTGCCGCGGCCTTCTATCCCAAACCCGTTATCGTCCGTACGAGCGACTTCAAAACCAACGAATACGCCAAGCTTGTCGGCGGTTCGGAGTTCGAGCCAAAGGAAGAAAACCCGATGCTGGGATTCCGGGGCGCAAGCCGATATTACGACCCTCGCTATGCCGACGGGTTCGAGTTGGAGTGCCAAGCCCTAAAGCGTGTTCGGGAAGAATTCGGCCTCACGAATCTCAAGGTCATGATCCCATTCTGCCGGACGACTCACGAAGCGGAACTCGTCGTCGCGACGATGGAGGCTCACGGCCTTCATCAGGGTCAAAGCGACTTGGAAGTCTACGGCATGTGTGAGATTCCTTCGAACGTGCTGGACGCCGACCGATTTCTGAAGATCTTCGACGGATACTCGATCGGCTCAAACGATCTCACTCAGCTCATCCTCGGCCTCGATCGTGACTCGACGTCCGTCGCCCACTTGTTCGATGAACGCGATCCCGCCGTGAAGCGAATGATCGCCGAAGCGATTTCGGCGGCTCATCGCAACGGCCGACCGATCGGAATCTGTGGTCAAGCCCCATCGGATTTCCCTGACTTTGCCGCGTGGCTTGTCGAGTTAGGAATCGACTCGATTTCACTCAATCCTGACTCGATCCTGGCAACGATTCCTGTCATCGCCAGGGCCGAGCGTGCCCTTTCGCGCCAACTCGCGTAG
- a CDS encoding PAS domain S-box protein: MVGSSSLTFRLPYREFWSRNRHLQSRAFSVRLFYVKLWNDEQPAFLILHRCSRSKPQRQARLSMDRKEHPSLSERERQLIDLAAQGLIDTAIANKLGISEATVSTYWGRVRVKIGPYSRTEIVAIVMKEESEKAMAALKEENEKLSERLRIDAGDYHNESNFYRDLLEVAADAMFIVNSNGIIENLNDSAAALFGYERNDLLGQPIKTLIPERYRMIHDSHREAYLSQPGKKKMGEHLATMALHRSGKEFSVAATLSSLPTESDVAILCIVRAVSLL; this comes from the coding sequence ATGGTTGGTTCGTCTTCACTCACGTTTCGCCTGCCTTATCGTGAATTCTGGTCCAGGAATCGCCACCTGCAAAGTCGGGCTTTCTCTGTACGACTTTTTTATGTCAAACTTTGGAACGACGAGCAACCAGCGTTTTTGATCTTGCACAGGTGCTCACGTTCGAAACCACAAAGGCAGGCCCGATTATCCATGGATCGCAAGGAACACCCCTCTCTATCCGAACGAGAAAGGCAACTAATTGATCTCGCGGCGCAGGGACTTATCGATACGGCCATCGCGAATAAACTCGGGATCAGCGAAGCCACCGTCAGCACATATTGGGGAAGGGTCAGAGTCAAAATCGGCCCTTACAGTCGCACGGAAATCGTCGCGATCGTGATGAAGGAAGAGAGCGAAAAGGCGATGGCCGCCTTGAAGGAAGAAAACGAGAAGCTCTCCGAAAGGCTTCGTATCGACGCTGGCGACTATCACAACGAGTCGAATTTCTATCGAGACCTACTCGAAGTCGCCGCCGATGCCATGTTTATCGTCAACTCTAATGGAATCATCGAAAACCTCAATGATTCGGCCGCGGCCCTGTTTGGATATGAACGAAACGACCTCCTGGGTCAACCGATCAAGACGCTTATTCCTGAGCGTTACCGCATGATCCACGATTCTCATCGAGAGGCGTACCTTTCCCAACCGGGAAAGAAGAAGATGGGCGAGCACTTGGCGACGATGGCGCTTCACCGCTCGGGCAAAGAATTCTCGGTTGCGGCCACGCTCTCGTCGTTACCGACCGAGTCCGACGTCGCGATCCTCTGCATCGTCCGGGCCGTAAGCCTTCTTTAA